From the Nitrospirota bacterium genome, the window GTGCTGGCCAGCGTCGCGGCAATTTTTTGACCAATCAAACCGGACTTCCCCATGCCGGAGACGACGACCTTTCCCTTACACTGAACAAGCAGCTGCACCGCTTTTGCGAACTTGGCATCCAGCCGGTCCACAAGCGATTGGACGGCTCGCGCTTCGATTTCGAGCACCCGCCGACCGTCGGCAAGACTTTCTTCTATTTTTGTAGTTTTCGAATCTCGACCAGATGGCTTCACCGTCATAGTTTGGCTTCGCCTTTTCGCAACCTTCGTTACTGGATTAGCTGCCTTCACCTTCGTAGATTGACCACGCCGCGCGGGAGCTTTCAGCTTCTCGGCTTGGCTGCGTCGCATATCCGCAAGACCCGTTCGAGCAAGGACTTTAAGTGATGCAACGGGACCATATTCGGCCCATCGGACAGTGCCTCGTCGGGGTTCGGATGAACTTCCATGAAGAACCCGTCGACACCCGCTCCGGCCGCGGCGCAGGCCAACGGCTCGACGAATTCCCGCTGGCCGCTGGATTTGGACCCACCGCCACCCGGCAGCTGAACGCTGTGCGTCGCATCGAAGACGACAGGATACCCGAAGTTTCTCATGATAGGAAAGGACCGCATGTCCACGACAAGATTATTGTAGCCGAATGACGACCCACGCTCGGTGAGCAGAAGTCGACGGCTTCCACATTCTTCGACTTTCTTAACCGCATTGCCCATTTCTATCGGCGAGAGAAATTGCCCCTTCTTAACGTTCACGACTTTCCCTGTCTTGGCAGCGGCAATCAGCAAATCCGTCTGCCGACAGAGAAAGGCCGGAA encodes:
- a CDS encoding SIS domain-containing protein, with translation MTVKPSGRDSKTTKIEESLADGRRVLEIEARAVQSLVDRLDAKFAKAVQLLVQCKGKVVVSGMGKSGLIGQKIAATLASTGTSSFFLHPAEGVHGDLGMLARRDALVAISNSGETQELLQLLPFVKRLGIPVIGLTGRM
- the kdsA gene encoding 3-deoxy-8-phosphooctulonate synthase; the protein is MSHLVDIGSFKVGQGQRPFLIAGPCVIESEQLVMDTAGHIADIAKSLGIPYVFKSSFDKANRTSITSFRGPGIEKGLAILKKVKDHFAVPVLTDVHTEEQATEAGKVVDVLQIPAFLCRQTDLLIAAAKTGKVVNVKKGQFLSPIEMGNAVKKVEECGSRRLLLTERGSSFGYNNLVVDMRSFPIMRNFGYPVVFDATHSVQLPGGGGSKSSGQREFVEPLACAAAGAGVDGFFMEVHPNPDEALSDGPNMVPLHHLKSLLERVLRICDAAKPRS